One segment of Erigeron canadensis isolate Cc75 chromosome 2, C_canadensis_v1, whole genome shotgun sequence DNA contains the following:
- the LOC122589279 gene encoding receptor protein-tyrosine kinase CEPR1-like, with amino-acid sequence MGFHSFFIFHLMFVFSLSSSYATTVLNQTEFFTLIKTSLSGNSFHDWDGNNVCTYTGVACNDKGYVVKINLSGSNLSGQIPENICSYLPQLKTLNLGHNDIHGNFPYSITNCSSLEELNLTHTNLAGNLPDFSPMVVLRLLDLSSCSFTGKFPLSFVNLTNLEVLNFNENGGFDLWRLPDDISKLTKLKSMILSTCMLSGSIPKTIGNMTSLVDLELCGNYLVGSVPKEIGLLKNLQLIELYYNNLVGEIPQELGNLTELTDIDMSVNKLTGSLPESICRLPKLKVLQFYNNSLTGKIPRVLDDSKTLVSLSLYSNYLTGEVPRNLGRYSPLMLFDLSENQLTGDLPQEICNGGKLLYLLALDNNFSGVMPQSYSKCFSVIRFRLSSNRLSGNIPEGILALPSVSIIDLSYNFFTGSIPLGIRNARNLSELFLQSNMISGPIPSEISHLYTLVKLDLSNNNISGPIPSEIGNLNRLNLLLLQGNKLTSYIPNSLSSLTSLNVLDLSRNLLTGSIPESLCDLLPSSMNFSNNELSGPIPVSFVKGGELESFLGNPKLCVSEQPNLSEQNFAICSEKYNKKKVNYLWVIVVSVGIIGIGGILFLKRWFGKERDVQKHEETWSSSYFSYNVKSFHRISFDQDEIVEAMIDKNVVGHGSSGTVYKIDLSNGEAVAVKRLWSQKTKDDSADDQEIMNRELKTEVETLGNIRHKNIVKLYCYFSSLDCNLLVYEYMPNGNLWDALHRGKCLLDWPTRHQIALGIAQGLAYLHHDLMPPIIHRDIKSTNILLDKNFLPKVADFGIAKVVRARGKDSTTTVFAGSYGYFAPEYAYSCKATTKCDVYSFGVVLMELITGKKPVELEFGENKNIIYWVSTKVETKEGAFEVLDKRLSGYFTNEIIKVLRIAIRCTSKTAALRPSMNEVAQLLIEADPCKFDSCKLTDKTKEPIK; translated from the exons ATGGGTTTTCACTCCTTTTTCATCTTCCATCTTATGTTTGTCTTTTCACTTTCAAGCTCCTATGCAACCACCGTTCTTAACCAAACTGAATTCTTCACACTAATAAAAACTTCACTATCAGGCAACTCTTTCCATGACTGGGATGGAAACAATGTATGCACCTACACCGGTGTAGCTTGTAACGATAAAGGGTACGTCGTTAAAATCAATCTTTCGGGGTCCAATCTATCAGGCCAGATCCCAGAAAACATATGTTCTTACCTTCCGCAACTGAAAACTCTAAATCTTGGTCATAATGATATTCATGGCAACTTTCCATATAGCATAACCAACTGTTCATCACTTGAAGAACTCAACTTGACACATACAAATCTTGCTGGAAACTTGCCAGACTTTTCTCCAATGGTCGTTCTCCGATTGCTTGATTTATCCTCTTGTTCTTTTACGGGTAAATTTCCCTTGTCTTTTGTAAACCTCACAAACCTTGAAGTGCTAAACTTCAATGAAAATGGTGGTTTTGATCTATGGAGATTGCCTGATGATATttccaagctgaccaagctcaAATCCATGATCTTGAGTACTTGCATGCTTAGTGGTTCCATCCCCAAAACCATTGGGAATATGACATCTCTAGTTGACCTTGAATTATGTGGAAACTATCTAGTTGGTTCAGTCCCAAAAGAAATTGGTTTGTTAAAAAACTTGCAACTTATTGAGCTTTACTACAACAACCTTGTCGGTGAAATACCTCAAGAGCTCGGAAACCTGACCGAGCTAACAGATATCGATATGTCTGTAAACAAGTTAACTGGAAGTCTACCAGAATCCATATGCAGATTACCCAAGTTGAAAGTATTGCAGTTTTACAACAATAGTCTCACTGGAAAAATCCCACGTGTGCTTGATGACTCGAAAACTTTGGTCAGTTTGTCCCTTTACAGCAACTACTTAACCGGTGAAGTTCCACGGAATCTAGGGAGATATTCACCTTTGATGCTGTTTGATTTGTCAGAAAATCAGTTAACAGGTGACTTGCCACAAGAGATATGTAATGGAGGTAAGTTGCTTTACTTGTTAGCACTTGACAATAACTTTTCTGGTGTCATGCCTCAAAGTTATTCCAAGTGTTTTTCGGTTATCCGTTTTAGACTAAGTTCTAATCGTTTGTCGGGTAATATACCCGAAGGGATTCTAGCACTCCCTTCTGTGTCGATTATCGATTtgagttataattttttcactgGTTCAATTCCTCTAGGAATAAGAAATGCTAGAAACTTGTCTGAATTGTTCTTACAAAGTAACATGATCTCTGGACCCATCCCTTCTGAAATCTCACACCTTTATACTCTTGTAAAGCTTGATCTAAGCAACAACAATATTTCGGGTCCAATACCTTCTGAAATTGGCAATTTAAATCGCCTCAATCTTCTTCTGTTGCAAGGAAATAAGCTTACTTCTTACATTCCCAATTCACTCTCTTCATTAACATCTCTAAATGTTCTTGATCTGTCTAGAAATCTTCTAACTGGTTCTATCCCAGAAAGCCTTTGTGATCTGCTTCCAAGTTCTATGAACTTTTCCAATAATGAACTTTCTGGACCAATCCCTGTTTCTTTCGTAAAAGGAGGAGAGTTAGAAAGCTTTTTAGGCAACCCGAAACTTTGTGTTTCTGAACAGCCTAACTTATCAGAACAAAATTTCGCCATATGTTCAGAAAAATACAATAAGAAGAAGGTTAATTACCTTTGGGTTATCGTTGTTTCGGTTGGGATCATTGGGATTGGAGGCATTTTGTTTCTTAAGCGATGGTTTGGCAAAGAAAGAGACGTTCAAAAACACGAAGAAACATGGTCATCGTCTTATTTTTCATACAATGTGAAAAGTTTTCATAGAATAAGTTTTGATCAGGATGAAATAGTGGAAGCAATGATCGATAAGAATGTGGTTGGACATGGTAGTTCGGGTACTGTTTACAAAATCGATCTTAGCAATGGAGAAGCCGTAGCTGTTAAACGACTTTGGAGTCAGAAAACAAaagatgactctgctgatgaccAAGAGATTATGAACCGAGAGTTGAAAACAGAAGTGGAGACTCTAGGAAACATACGGCACAAAAACATTGTGAAGTTATATTGTTACTTTTCAAGTTTGGATTGTAACCTGTTGGTTTATGAATACATGCCAAATGGAAACCTTTGGGATGCACTTCATAGAGGCAAATGTCTTTTGGACTGGCCAACACGACATCAAATTGCGCTCGGTATAGCACAAGGTTTAGCCTATCTTCATCATGATCTGATGCCCCCCATCATTCATAGAGACATAAAATCCACAAACATCCTACTAGATAAAAATTTTCTACCGAAAGTTGCAGACTTTGGGATAGCAAAAGTTGTAAGGGCTAGAGGGAAAGACTCCACCACCACTGTTTTTGCAGGCTCCTACGGATACTTTGCACCAG AGTATGCATATTCGTGCAAAGCAACTACAAAGTGTGACGTCTATAGTTTCGGGGTAGTGCTAATGGAGCTAATAACTGGTAAGAAGCCAGTGGAACTAGAATTTGGAGAAAACAAGAACATCATATATTGGGTTTCTACCAAAGTAGAAACAAAAGAAGGAGCATTTGAGGTTTTGGACAAGAGACTTTCGGGGTATTTCACAAATGAGATAATCAAGGTTCTTCGCATAGCCATTCGTTGTACAAGCAAGACAGCAGCCCTTCGTCCGAGCATGAATGAGGTTGCTCAGTTGTTAATCGAGGCAGACCCTTGCAAATTCGATTCTTGCAAATTGACGGACAAGACCAAGGAACCAATAAAGTAA